The Rhodopseudomonas palustris genome window below encodes:
- a CDS encoding agarase, which yields MTELARTRWGGLADRKVEASGFFRTEQIDGVWWFIDPDGGRFLSKGVVSVQFDHDNVQGTDRRPYREACTRKYGSREAWRRVAADRLASWGFNTLGAWSEPEIAGAGAVHLASAAGVVYVATAFGEQRGGWPVCDIFDPEFEQFARAHARKVCTPQSDDPHVLGWFTDNELPWGPDWRGENELLPTILRAMGAPFSRRAALALLKNRYDGIDQFNAAWQCALSSWDDLATAPLQAPPFRRNFFTNDRAQEHDPIARAYFADCDAFAGLLAERYLSVSAAAIRAADPNHLVLGARFAYVPPQDVVDAAGRYCDVISVNCYDPLPDAVIDGYAETGRPCLIGEYSFRGDDAGLPNTHGAGPRTPTQRERAEGFTRYTTAALRHPALIGYHWFVHADQPAQGRWDGEDSNYGVVTIEDEVYPELTQAMTTLNAAAERIHAETAPVLA from the coding sequence ATGACTGAACTTGCACGCACGCGCTGGGGCGGCCTTGCCGATCGCAAGGTCGAGGCCAGTGGTTTCTTCCGAACCGAACAGATCGACGGCGTGTGGTGGTTCATCGATCCGGACGGCGGACGGTTTTTGTCCAAGGGCGTGGTCTCCGTGCAGTTCGACCATGACAACGTTCAGGGCACCGATCGACGGCCGTATCGCGAAGCCTGCACGCGCAAATACGGCAGCCGCGAAGCGTGGCGCCGCGTCGCGGCCGACCGCCTCGCCTCCTGGGGCTTCAACACGCTCGGCGCCTGGTCGGAGCCGGAGATCGCAGGCGCCGGCGCGGTGCACCTCGCCTCCGCCGCCGGCGTCGTCTATGTCGCGACCGCCTTCGGCGAACAGCGCGGCGGCTGGCCGGTGTGCGACATCTTCGATCCGGAATTCGAGCAGTTCGCACGCGCGCACGCACGCAAGGTCTGCACGCCGCAGAGCGACGATCCGCACGTGCTCGGCTGGTTCACCGATAACGAGTTGCCGTGGGGACCGGATTGGCGCGGCGAAAACGAACTGCTGCCAACCATCCTTCGCGCGATGGGGGCACCATTCTCGCGCCGCGCCGCGTTGGCGCTGCTGAAAAACCGCTACGACGGCATCGATCAGTTCAATGCGGCGTGGCAATGCGCTCTCTCATCGTGGGACGATCTCGCCACCGCGCCGCTGCAGGCGCCGCCGTTCCGCCGCAACTTCTTCACCAACGATCGGGCGCAAGAGCACGATCCGATCGCGCGCGCTTACTTCGCAGATTGCGATGCCTTCGCCGGGCTGCTGGCCGAGCGCTATCTGTCGGTCAGCGCCGCTGCGATCCGTGCGGCCGATCCCAATCACCTCGTGCTCGGCGCCAGGTTCGCTTACGTGCCGCCGCAGGACGTCGTCGATGCGGCCGGCAGATATTGCGACGTGATCAGCGTCAATTGCTACGATCCGCTGCCGGACGCAGTAATCGACGGCTACGCCGAAACCGGGCGGCCGTGCCTGATCGGCGAATACTCATTCCGTGGTGACGATGCAGGACTCCCCAATACGCACGGCGCCGGCCCGCGAACGCCGACTCAGCGGGAGCGCGCGGAAGGCTTCACGCGCTACACCACCGCGGCACTGCGCCATCCGGCACTGATCGGCTACCACTGGTTCGTCCACGCCGACCAGCCGGCGCAAGGCCGCTGGGATGGCGAGGACTCCAACTACGGCGTCGTGACGATCGAAGACGAGGTCTATCCCGAGCTGACCCAGGCGATGACGACTCTCAACGCCGCAGCCGAACGGATTCACGCGGAGACCGCGCCGGTGTTGGCCTGA
- a CDS encoding spermidine synthase, translated as MLPWIQLATAKVPGGGELRLMRRGEEFSIRLDANELMNSRLGGSEEALATLACQKLAGRPRPRVLIGGLGMGFTLRAALKVFGADAVIEVAELVPEVIDWARGEMAGLYGDSLTDPRVSILQRDVGELIRAGAGRYDAILLDVDNGPEGLSRPANDQLYDSRGLSDARAALRGGGVLAVWSSGPDDSFTKRLRRSDFAVNEVPVRAVGKRTGSRHWIWLAVKT; from the coding sequence GTGCTTCCCTGGATTCAATTGGCCACCGCGAAAGTCCCCGGCGGCGGCGAATTGCGCCTGATGCGGCGCGGCGAGGAATTCTCGATCCGGCTCGACGCCAACGAGTTGATGAACAGCCGGCTCGGCGGCTCCGAAGAAGCGCTCGCCACCCTCGCCTGTCAGAAGCTCGCCGGCCGGCCTCGTCCGCGCGTCCTGATCGGCGGACTCGGCATGGGCTTCACGCTGCGTGCCGCGCTGAAGGTGTTCGGCGCCGACGCCGTCATCGAGGTCGCCGAACTGGTCCCCGAAGTGATCGACTGGGCCCGCGGCGAGATGGCCGGGCTGTACGGCGACAGCCTGACCGATCCCCGCGTCAGCATCCTGCAGCGCGACGTCGGCGAGCTGATCCGCGCCGGTGCCGGGCGCTACGACGCCATCCTGCTCGACGTCGATAACGGCCCCGAAGGTCTGTCGCGCCCCGCCAACGACCAGCTCTATGACAGCCGCGGCCTGTCCGATGCCCGCGCGGCGCTGCGCGGCGGCGGCGTGCTGGCGGTGTGGTCGTCGGGGCCGGACGACAGCTTCACCAAACGGCTGCGGCGCAGCGATTTCGCCGTCAACGAAGTCCCGGTCCGGGCGGTCGGCAAACGCACCGGCTCACGGCATTGGATCTGGCTCGCGGTCAAAACCTGA
- a CDS encoding response regulator, giving the protein MSNPVTIIMIEDDEGHARLIERNIRRSGVNNEIIPFTSGTAALNYLFGSDGTGIEHKHRALLVLLDLNLPDASGIDILRRIKENDHLKTTPVVVLTTTDDAHEIKRCYELGCNVYITKPVNYESFANAIRQLGLFFSVIQVPQPDAP; this is encoded by the coding sequence ATGAGTAACCCAGTCACCATCATCATGATCGAGGACGACGAGGGTCATGCCCGTCTGATCGAGCGGAACATCCGCCGTTCCGGCGTCAACAACGAGATCATCCCGTTCACCTCCGGGACAGCCGCGCTGAATTATCTGTTCGGCAGCGACGGCACCGGCATCGAACACAAGCACCGCGCGCTGTTGGTGCTGCTCGACCTCAATCTGCCCGATGCCAGCGGCATCGACATCCTGCGGCGGATCAAGGAGAACGATCATCTCAAGACCACCCCGGTGGTGGTGCTGACGACGACCGACGATGCACACGAGATCAAGCGCTGCTACGAGCTCGGCTGCAACGTCTATATCACCAAGCCGGTGAACTACGAGAGCTTCGCCAACGCGATCCGCCAACTCGGCCTGTTCTTCTCGGTCATCCAGGTCCCTCAGCCCGACGCTCCATGA
- a CDS encoding GlxA family transcriptional regulator — MIGVLIYPDFQLLDAAGPIAAFEIAARYAKLAPAIRVMAAEAGAVRSSSGAELLARGLRHDRAIRTLIVAGGEGVRAAAQCPRLQAFLKAAAKRGCRIASVCSGAYVLAEAGLLDGRRATTHWGRSRDFRTRYPQVRLEPDRIFVRDGEVWTSAGISAGIDLALAIIAEDYSDTIARDVARQLVVAQRRAGGQSQFSSLIELQAPSGRFAGLLSWMREHLDTPLTVEQLAEQAGMSTRHFARAFRDETGTTPSKAVERLRLEVARSRVQASGEAIELVAQATGFGDPERMRRAFIRAFGHPPQALRRAARAA; from the coding sequence ATGATCGGCGTGCTGATCTATCCGGATTTCCAACTGCTCGATGCCGCAGGGCCGATCGCGGCGTTCGAGATCGCCGCACGCTACGCGAAGCTGGCGCCTGCCATCAGAGTGATGGCGGCAGAGGCCGGAGCGGTGCGTAGTTCGTCGGGCGCCGAGCTGCTGGCGCGCGGCCTGCGCCATGATCGGGCGATACGGACGCTGATCGTTGCGGGTGGTGAAGGGGTTCGCGCGGCGGCGCAGTGTCCGCGGCTGCAAGCGTTTCTGAAGGCCGCGGCAAAACGCGGCTGCCGCATCGCGAGTGTCTGCTCGGGCGCCTATGTGCTGGCCGAAGCCGGACTGCTCGATGGCCGGCGCGCCACCACGCATTGGGGGCGCAGTCGTGACTTCCGCACGCGCTATCCGCAGGTTCGGCTGGAGCCGGATCGGATCTTCGTGCGCGACGGCGAGGTGTGGACCTCGGCCGGCATCAGCGCCGGCATCGATCTGGCGCTGGCGATCATCGCCGAGGATTACTCCGATACGATCGCCCGCGACGTCGCGCGGCAGTTGGTGGTGGCGCAGCGACGCGCCGGCGGTCAGTCGCAGTTCTCGTCGCTGATCGAGCTGCAGGCGCCGTCCGGGCGGTTCGCCGGGCTGCTGTCGTGGATGCGCGAACATCTGGACACGCCGCTCACCGTCGAGCAATTGGCCGAGCAGGCGGGGATGAGCACGCGGCATTTCGCCCGGGCGTTCCGGGATGAAACCGGCACCACGCCGTCGAAGGCGGTGGAACGGCTGCGGCTCGAAGTGGCGCGCAGCCGGGTGCAGGCTTCAGGTGAGGCGATCGAGTTGGTCGCACAGGCCACCGGCTTCGGCGATCCGGAGCGGATGCGCCGCGCCTTCATCCGCGCCTTCGGTCACCCGCCGCAGGCGCTGCGCCGCGCTGCGAGGGCGGCGTGA
- a CDS encoding sensor histidine kinase → MTPESARKRSFAQVTLLSLSFAVLVAISLASVYWLQKAREDNAWVAHTLEVQNQIALAQLQLRRAESAERGYVLTRQDDLIAQFEEAASDVVPRLKRLRDFVADNTAQVPYIDQAIASATARIERFRQVIALAQQDRIDEARQLLRDIDGRRAMDTLTSSLTAMRQEENRLFSERTTEADRSQALATIITTTGSGLVLVLAGMSIFLVRRSARARDEAENQLRENNLNLESTVQERTTDLREANEEIQRFAYIVSHDLRSPLVNIMGFTSELEELRSDIFRRIATLSREVAGKQSAANADSDGEPELEPADRQLSEDFTEALGFIKSSIGKMDRLISAILNLTREGRRQFQPVRIDTRELIENIASTVAHQAAEADAQIRIEPLPEIVSDRLALEQIFSNLIDNALKYLKNGVPGDIVIRGRQKLGFVIFEITDNGRGIDPKDHQRIFDLFRRAGTQDRPGQGIGLAHVRALVRRLGGTMSVSSALGEGSTFTITLPAKWAANKNQEQRA, encoded by the coding sequence GTGACGCCTGAATCCGCGCGCAAACGCTCGTTTGCCCAGGTCACCCTGCTGTCGCTGTCGTTCGCCGTGCTGGTCGCGATCAGCCTCGCCTCGGTGTACTGGCTGCAGAAGGCGCGCGAGGACAACGCCTGGGTCGCCCACACCCTGGAAGTCCAGAACCAGATCGCGCTGGCTCAGTTGCAGCTCCGCCGCGCCGAGAGCGCCGAGCGCGGCTATGTCCTGACCCGCCAGGACGACCTGATCGCCCAGTTCGAGGAAGCTGCATCCGACGTGGTGCCGCGGCTGAAGCGGCTGCGCGATTTCGTCGCCGACAATACCGCTCAGGTCCCCTACATCGACCAGGCGATCGCCTCCGCGACCGCGCGGATCGAACGGTTTCGCCAGGTGATCGCGCTGGCGCAGCAGGACCGGATCGACGAAGCCCGCCAATTGCTGCGCGACATCGATGGCCGCCGCGCGATGGACACCCTGACCTCGTCGCTGACGGCGATGCGGCAGGAGGAAAACCGGCTGTTCTCGGAGCGCACCACCGAGGCCGACCGCAGCCAGGCGCTCGCCACCATCATCACCACCACCGGCTCGGGGCTGGTGCTGGTGCTCGCCGGGATGTCTATCTTTCTGGTCCGCCGCTCGGCGCGGGCGCGCGACGAGGCCGAAAATCAGCTGCGCGAGAACAACCTCAACCTCGAATCCACCGTACAAGAACGCACCACCGACCTGCGCGAGGCCAACGAGGAGATCCAGCGCTTCGCCTACATCGTCAGCCACGATCTGCGCTCGCCCCTCGTCAACATCATGGGCTTCACCAGCGAGCTCGAGGAACTGCGCAGCGACATCTTCCGCCGGATCGCGACGCTGAGCCGCGAAGTCGCCGGCAAGCAGAGCGCCGCCAATGCCGACAGCGACGGCGAGCCGGAGCTCGAACCCGCCGACCGCCAGCTCTCCGAGGATTTCACCGAAGCGCTCGGTTTCATCAAATCCTCGATCGGCAAGATGGACCGCCTGATCAGCGCCATCCTCAATCTCACCCGCGAAGGCCGCCGCCAGTTCCAGCCGGTGCGGATCGACACCCGCGAGTTGATCGAGAACATCGCCTCGACGGTGGCGCATCAGGCTGCGGAGGCCGATGCGCAGATCCGGATCGAGCCGCTGCCGGAGATCGTCAGCGATCGGCTGGCGCTCGAACAGATCTTCTCAAATCTCATCGATAACGCTCTGAAATATCTGAAGAACGGTGTGCCGGGCGACATCGTGATCCGGGGCCGGCAGAAGCTCGGCTTCGTAATCTTCGAAATCACCGACAATGGCCGGGGGATCGATCCCAAGGACCACCAGAGAATCTTTGATCTTTTCCGCCGCGCCGGTACACAGGACCGGCCCGGCCAAGGGATCGGCCTCGCCCATGTGCGAGCGCTGGTCCGACGCCTGGGCGGCACCATGTCGGTGTCATCCGCGCTCGGCGAAGGCTCGACCTTCACCATCACCCTGCCGGCCAAATGGGCGGCGAATAAGAACCAGGAACAGCGCGCATGA
- a CDS encoding citrate transporter: protein MTPILIFGIPLDFILFAATLVGVAIFHRHTLLIALAGLVTVVGYKLAFAGFKTGVGLSGLALHMQHEWVTLANLFLLLMGFALLSAHFEKSGIPDEMPALLPDDWKGPVALLGLVFVLSSFLDNIAAALIGGMVARHVFRGRVHIGYLAAIVAASNAGGSGSVVGDTTTTMMWIAGVSPLSVLEAYVAAIIALALFAVPASIQQQKFSPIVKNAPKGLQIEWVRVGIVAAILIAALAANVTANMKFPALLDHAPVLGLTVWAVILITAPLRRPDWELMPATFKGTIFLLALVTAASLMPVEQLPTASWQTALGLGFVSAGFDNIPLTALALKQGGYDWGFLAYAVGFGGSMMWFGSSAGVAITNMFPEGKSVVMWLRHGWHVGVAYFIAFFAMLLLVGWHPDLPH, encoded by the coding sequence GTGACACCGATCCTGATCTTCGGCATCCCGCTCGATTTCATCCTGTTCGCCGCCACCCTTGTCGGGGTCGCGATCTTTCACCGCCATACCTTGCTAATCGCGCTGGCCGGCCTGGTCACCGTGGTCGGCTACAAGCTGGCGTTTGCCGGCTTCAAGACCGGCGTCGGCCTGTCCGGCCTGGCGCTGCACATGCAGCACGAATGGGTCACGCTGGCGAACCTGTTTCTGCTGCTGATGGGCTTTGCGCTGCTGTCGGCGCATTTCGAGAAGAGCGGCATTCCCGACGAGATGCCGGCGCTGCTACCCGACGATTGGAAAGGCCCGGTGGCGCTGCTCGGCCTGGTGTTCGTGCTGTCGAGCTTCCTCGACAACATCGCCGCAGCGCTGATCGGCGGCATGGTGGCGCGGCACGTGTTTCGCGGCCGCGTCCACATCGGCTATCTCGCTGCGATCGTCGCCGCCTCGAACGCCGGCGGCTCCGGCAGCGTGGTCGGCGACACCACCACGACGATGATGTGGATCGCCGGCGTCTCGCCGCTCAGCGTGCTGGAAGCCTATGTGGCAGCAATCATCGCGCTGGCGCTGTTCGCCGTGCCGGCCTCAATCCAGCAGCAGAAATTCTCGCCGATCGTGAAGAACGCGCCGAAAGGCCTGCAGATCGAATGGGTGCGGGTCGGCATCGTTGCGGCGATCCTGATCGCTGCGCTGGCGGCCAACGTCACCGCCAACATGAAGTTCCCCGCCCTGCTCGACCACGCGCCGGTGCTCGGCCTGACGGTCTGGGCGGTGATCCTGATCACCGCGCCGCTGCGCCGGCCGGATTGGGAGCTGATGCCCGCGACCTTCAAGGGCACGATCTTCCTGCTCGCGCTGGTGACCGCGGCTTCGCTGATGCCGGTCGAACAATTGCCCACCGCGAGCTGGCAGACCGCGCTCGGCCTCGGCTTCGTCTCGGCCGGCTTCGACAACATCCCGCTCACCGCACTGGCACTGAAACAGGGCGGCTATGACTGGGGCTTTCTGGCCTATGCGGTCGGCTTCGGCGGCTCGATGATGTGGTTCGGCTCCTCGGCCGGCGTCGCGATCACCAATATGTTCCCGGAAGGAAAGTCGGTGGTGATGTGGCTGCGCCACGGCTGGCACGTCGGCGTAGCGTATTTCATCGCGTTCTTCGCGATGCTGCTGCTGGTCGGCTGGCATCCCGACCTACCGCACTAG
- a CDS encoding sensor histidine kinase has protein sequence MTDAKPTLLYIDDDEALGRLVSRGLQRQGFSVEHVLSGEAGLERLRQGGVDVIALDQYMPGLDGLETLEQIQAIPDPPPVVFVTASQDSKIAVTALKAGADDYLVKDAQGEFVPLLQVAADQALKQAMVRKARDDAEAEVRASRDRYAALAAEREMLLREVNHRVGNSLQIIASLLHLQASSSKEEEVKAALTNAMGRVAAVAQVHRRLYTSHDLKSVMLNQYLEALLEDLRRSAEGNRMSRLTLAAQPVETDPDRAVAIGIIVNELVMNAVKYAYPEGKGPIHVELKASGDDLELVISDDGVGLNVKANPQSTGMGQRIVSAMAAKLEADVERDPQHAGTRMVLRFRRVNAPATPAPEPAAP, from the coding sequence ATGACAGACGCCAAGCCGACCCTGCTCTATATCGACGACGACGAGGCGCTCGGACGCCTCGTGTCGCGCGGCCTGCAGCGGCAGGGATTCAGCGTCGAACACGTGCTGAGCGGCGAAGCCGGCCTGGAGCGGTTGCGCCAGGGCGGCGTCGACGTGATCGCGCTCGATCAGTATATGCCCGGCCTCGACGGGCTGGAGACGCTGGAGCAGATCCAGGCGATCCCCGATCCGCCGCCGGTGGTGTTCGTCACCGCCTCGCAGGATTCCAAGATCGCCGTCACCGCGCTGAAGGCCGGGGCCGACGATTATCTGGTCAAGGACGCCCAGGGCGAGTTCGTGCCGCTGCTCCAGGTCGCCGCCGACCAGGCGCTGAAGCAGGCGATGGTGCGCAAGGCGCGAGACGATGCCGAAGCCGAAGTGCGCGCCTCCCGCGACCGCTACGCTGCGCTCGCTGCCGAACGCGAAATGCTGCTGCGCGAGGTCAACCACCGCGTCGGCAATTCGCTGCAGATCATCGCCTCGCTGCTGCATCTGCAGGCCTCGTCCAGCAAAGAGGAAGAGGTGAAGGCGGCGCTGACCAATGCGATGGGCCGCGTCGCCGCGGTCGCGCAGGTGCACCGCCGGCTCTACACCTCGCACGACCTCAAGAGCGTGATGCTCAATCAGTATCTCGAGGCGCTGCTCGAAGACTTGCGGCGTTCGGCCGAAGGCAACCGGATGTCGCGGCTGACGCTGGCGGCGCAGCCGGTCGAGACCGATCCGGACCGCGCCGTCGCGATCGGCATCATCGTCAACGAGCTGGTGATGAACGCCGTCAAATACGCCTACCCCGAAGGCAAGGGCCCGATCCATGTCGAGCTGAAGGCGAGCGGCGACGACCTCGAACTGGTGATCTCCGACGACGGCGTTGGGCTCAACGTCAAAGCCAACCCGCAATCGACCGGCATGGGCCAGCGCATCGTCAGCGCGATGGCCGCCAAGCTCGAAGCGGACGTCGAGCGCGACCCGCAGCACGCCGGCACCCGGATGGTGCTGCGCTTCCGCCGCGTCAACGCGCCGGCCACGCCCGCCCCCGAGCCCGCCGCTCCCTGA
- a CDS encoding DUF2155 domain-containing protein, giving the protein MSRSLSLVGLAALIVAPLIAFAPPAQAQIGNIFSDPPPRPPGTVPRGAPPPADDEEEEVPDLPPQGRVLPAPGRAMQGSAMPGPVQSQPLPPPPGSTVIPQNPPPAAQQPAEPNAGVANAPATTNPLPGLPPGQRQPRGTPQANPPPAPATLQPGDEIVTEPPAQKIVNKKASFAGLDKITGRTINFDADIGETVQFGALRVKTDACYTRPSTEATNTDAFVEVDEITLQGEVKRIFSGWMFAASPGLHAVEHPIYDIWLTDCKDPETSNVASAQPDAPKPAAPPPQQRRRQQQQSQQTLPPPPSLQQPAPQPQRPQRPLPPPFPGFQQ; this is encoded by the coding sequence ATGTCCCGAAGCCTGAGCCTAGTCGGTCTTGCGGCGTTGATCGTCGCCCCGTTGATCGCGTTTGCGCCTCCCGCGCAGGCGCAGATCGGCAACATCTTCTCGGATCCGCCGCCGCGGCCGCCGGGAACGGTGCCGCGTGGCGCGCCGCCGCCTGCCGACGACGAAGAGGAAGAGGTGCCGGATCTGCCGCCGCAGGGGCGGGTGCTGCCGGCGCCGGGTCGCGCGATGCAGGGTTCGGCGATGCCGGGACCGGTGCAGTCGCAGCCGTTGCCGCCGCCGCCGGGCTCCACCGTGATTCCGCAGAACCCGCCGCCGGCCGCTCAGCAGCCGGCGGAGCCGAACGCCGGCGTCGCCAATGCGCCGGCCACGACCAATCCGCTGCCCGGTCTGCCGCCGGGCCAGCGCCAGCCACGCGGCACGCCGCAGGCCAATCCGCCGCCGGCTCCCGCGACGCTGCAGCCGGGCGACGAGATCGTCACCGAGCCGCCGGCGCAGAAGATCGTGAACAAGAAGGCGAGCTTCGCCGGCCTCGACAAGATCACCGGCCGCACCATCAATTTCGACGCCGACATCGGCGAGACGGTGCAGTTCGGTGCGCTGCGGGTGAAGACCGACGCCTGCTACACACGGCCGTCGACTGAAGCAACCAACACCGATGCCTTCGTCGAGGTCGACGAGATCACGCTGCAGGGCGAAGTGAAGCGGATCTTCTCGGGTTGGATGTTCGCGGCCAGCCCCGGCCTGCACGCGGTCGAGCACCCGATCTACGATATCTGGCTGACCGACTGTAAGGACCCGGAGACCTCGAACGTCGCCAGCGCCCAGCCGGACGCGCCGAAGCCGGCCGCGCCGCCGCCGCAACAGCGCCGCCGCCAGCAACAGCAGTCGCAGCAGACGCTGCCGCCGCCGCCCTCGCTGCAGCAGCCAGCGCCGCAGCCCCAGCGCCCGCAACGCCCGCTGCCGCCGCCGTTCCCGGGCTTCCAGCAGTAA
- the aat gene encoding leucyl/phenylalanyl-tRNA--protein transferase — protein sequence MASRDSSAASEITPDVLLRAYACGIFPMAESVDDPSLFWVEPDMRGIIPLGGFRVSSRLARTVRSDAFTVTVNRDFKAVIDGCAAPQPGRDDTWINRRIRELYIGLHDIGHCHSVEVWQDGDLAGGLYGVSLGRAFFGESMFHRARDASKVALVHLVARLLAGGYTLLDTQFVTDHLKSFGAIEVPRLRYRSLLDDALEGEASFAALPLDRPVSGAKALAIIASRS from the coding sequence ATGGCCTCACGCGACTCCTCCGCCGCTTCCGAGATCACGCCCGACGTGCTGCTGCGCGCCTATGCGTGCGGCATCTTCCCGATGGCCGAGAGCGTCGACGACCCCTCGCTATTCTGGGTCGAGCCCGACATGCGCGGCATCATTCCGCTCGGCGGCTTCCGGGTGTCCTCGCGCCTCGCCCGCACCGTGCGGTCCGACGCGTTCACCGTCACCGTCAATCGCGACTTCAAGGCGGTGATCGACGGCTGCGCCGCGCCGCAGCCGGGGCGCGACGACACCTGGATCAACCGCAGGATTCGTGAGCTGTATATCGGCCTGCACGACATCGGCCATTGCCACAGCGTGGAGGTCTGGCAGGACGGCGATCTCGCCGGCGGCCTCTACGGCGTCAGCCTCGGCCGGGCGTTCTTCGGCGAGAGCATGTTTCACCGCGCCCGCGATGCTTCGAAGGTGGCGCTGGTTCACCTCGTCGCGCGTCTGCTCGCCGGCGGCTACACCCTGCTCGACACCCAGTTCGTCACGGATCACCTGAAAAGCTTCGGCGCCATCGAAGTGCCGCGGCTGCGCTATCGCTCGCTGCTCGACGACGCGCTCGAAGGCGAAGCTTCGTTCGCAGCGTTGCCGCTCGATCGCCCGGTCAGCGGCGCCAAAGCGCTGGCGATCATCGCGTCGCGAAGCTGA
- a CDS encoding alpha/beta hydrolase, with protein sequence MPAKLDPDAAAVYKAFQDAGRPAYETLTAGEARAYYSAARLVSNPDPAEMASVRSIAIPGPAGDIPARLYTPNKLRQDEGLAPALVFFHGGGWVIGDLETHDVVCRGIAQDGELLVISVDYRLAPEHKFPAAVDDAIAATRWIADNAKKLGIDPEQLSVGGDSAGGNLSAVVALHARDHGGPLLAGQVLIYPATDFSMRHPSHSEPETSVLLTHSVIRWFRDHYLGGAQDAEDWRASPARAETLAGLPPAFVITAGADPLRDEGDEYARRLLDAGVPVVHRTYPGQFHGFFTMGKLLPQANVAVREIGDWLKAL encoded by the coding sequence ATGCCCGCCAAGCTCGATCCCGACGCCGCTGCCGTTTACAAGGCCTTCCAGGACGCCGGACGCCCGGCTTACGAGACACTGACCGCGGGCGAAGCCCGCGCCTACTACTCGGCCGCGCGGCTGGTCAGCAATCCCGATCCGGCCGAAATGGCGTCGGTCCGTTCGATCGCGATCCCCGGCCCGGCCGGCGATATCCCGGCCCGGCTCTACACCCCAAACAAACTCCGCCAGGACGAGGGTCTGGCGCCGGCGCTGGTGTTCTTTCATGGCGGCGGCTGGGTGATCGGCGATCTCGAGACCCACGACGTTGTCTGCCGCGGCATCGCCCAGGATGGCGAACTGCTGGTGATCTCGGTCGACTACCGGCTCGCGCCCGAGCACAAATTCCCCGCGGCCGTCGACGACGCGATCGCTGCGACGCGCTGGATCGCTGACAACGCCAAAAAGCTCGGCATCGATCCCGAACAGCTCAGCGTCGGTGGCGACAGCGCCGGCGGCAACCTCTCCGCGGTGGTCGCGCTGCATGCCCGCGATCACGGCGGCCCCTTGCTCGCCGGTCAGGTGCTGATCTATCCCGCCACCGATTTCTCGATGCGGCATCCGTCGCACAGCGAGCCGGAGACCAGCGTGCTGTTGACGCATTCGGTGATCCGCTGGTTTCGCGATCACTATCTCGGCGGCGCGCAGGATGCCGAGGACTGGCGCGCCTCGCCGGCGCGCGCCGAGACCCTTGCGGGCCTGCCGCCGGCCTTCGTCATCACCGCCGGCGCCGATCCGCTGCGCGACGAAGGCGACGAATACGCCCGCCGCCTCCTCGACGCCGGCGTCCCGGTGGTGCATCGGACCTATCCGGGCCAATTCCACGGCTTCTTCACCATGGGCAAGCTGCTGCCGCAGGCCAACGTCGCGGTGCGCGAGATCGGCGACTGGCTGAAGGCGCTTTAG